One stretch of Thermanaerosceptrum fracticalcis DNA includes these proteins:
- a CDS encoding Nif3-like dinuclear metal center hexameric protein — MEKKVFVRDVLHTLDKITGGRVVKSAEDYACGKNPFVVTKTSNIPGKAVTELPGLIWGNPDQEVKKIAVLMTLTESGIELAGATGVDAIVAHHTIADAANSGGVLLKTYLSLYNIALFELHEAFHGLHPGISYLHGHKAYHVDIKYGGIPGNIMYVGEALPEVKTVGDMLTRLDKLMNTEFEEQFLAKEREIRGCDAIEETSVKARGKILVGKGDNPVHKIIHIFPHTGFTPEHLEQAVKEHPGADTLLATISRVKPGNALIAKAEELGLNFVCGNSHAMEIMENGLPLARAIKMYLPEVEVVIFRERVTSIPLEAVGSASIQDYAAMIAQDFLVK, encoded by the coding sequence ATGGAGAAAAAAGTTTTCGTCAGAGATGTCCTCCATACTCTAGACAAAATTACCGGGGGGAGGGTTGTAAAATCAGCAGAAGATTATGCCTGTGGCAAAAACCCCTTTGTTGTAACAAAAACATCTAATATTCCCGGTAAAGCAGTAACGGAGCTTCCTGGTCTCATTTGGGGGAACCCTGATCAAGAAGTCAAAAAGATTGCCGTTTTAATGACCTTAACGGAAAGCGGGATTGAACTGGCCGGGGCAACGGGAGTAGATGCCATTGTCGCTCATCATACTATTGCCGATGCGGCCAATTCCGGCGGTGTGTTATTAAAGACGTATCTTAGCCTGTACAACATTGCCTTATTTGAACTCCATGAAGCATTCCATGGTTTGCATCCTGGTATTTCCTATCTCCATGGGCATAAAGCTTATCATGTTGATATTAAATATGGTGGTATTCCTGGCAATATTATGTATGTTGGGGAAGCCCTGCCTGAAGTTAAAACGGTAGGAGATATGTTAACGCGTTTGGATAAACTGATGAACACCGAATTTGAAGAGCAATTCCTGGCTAAAGAAAGGGAAATTCGAGGCTGTGACGCTATTGAGGAGACAAGCGTTAAAGCGAGAGGCAAGATCTTAGTAGGCAAAGGGGATAACCCAGTTCATAAAATTATCCACATCTTCCCCCATACCGGGTTCACCCCTGAACACTTAGAACAGGCTGTAAAAGAGCATCCGGGGGCTGACACGTTGTTAGCCACTATTAGCCGCGTTAAACCGGGCAATGCGTTAATTGCCAAGGCTGAAGAATTAGGTCTGAACTTTGTTTGTGGCAATTCCCATGCCATGGAAATTATGGAAAATGGTTTGCCCTTAGCTCGTGCAATTAAGATGTATTTGCCTGAAGTAGAAGTGGTCATTTTCCGTGAGAGAGTGACCAGCATCCCCCTTGAGGCTGTGGGTTCAGCCAGTATCCAGGACTATGCCGCCATGATTGCCCAGGATTTTTTAGTTAAATAG
- a CDS encoding Na-translocating system protein MpsC family protein, translating into MLIGEFKQEIMRINNKVNLGLYGQGLAWQKVEILQDKVLIIANNKRLHALSAIDQKDNLTTTLIDYGLLIEYKRRLKQDLESNIKLKVLAVMKDYDPATEIAFTFIIFEKTVEKFLEENHNFSC; encoded by the coding sequence TTGTTGATAGGTGAATTTAAGCAGGAGATAATGCGTATCAACAATAAAGTGAATTTGGGCCTCTACGGACAAGGGCTGGCCTGGCAGAAAGTCGAGATCCTCCAGGATAAAGTATTAATAATTGCCAATAATAAAAGGCTCCACGCCCTATCGGCCATTGATCAAAAAGATAACTTGACCACCACGCTCATTGATTATGGCCTGCTTATTGAGTATAAAAGAAGGTTAAAACAGGATTTGGAAAGCAATATTAAATTAAAGGTCCTTGCTGTGATGAAGGATTATGACCCGGCAACGGAGATTGCTTTTACTTTTATCATTTTTGAAAAAACGGTGGAGAAATTTCTCGAAGAAAATCATAATTTTTCTTGTTGA